The nucleotide sequence TGAAGTTGGCCCGTCAAAATTTACTATCCCCGGACTTTGGGAGGGCCTGCAGGATAAAATTTTCGCCGAAAGTTTTGAAAAAATGTCGGGAGGCGTTAAAGCGGTGAAGATTATTAACGAAGATGATATTGCGAAGGGCAAGGAAGAATTGGAGAAGAAATTTTTTGAAGAAGGAGTAAGTAAATTAAATGAATTAGCGGGCAAAAATTTAAACAATAATTTAATTTTTAAAGAAATTTTAGAAAGTTCTACTGATGTGATGCCGGGCGATGAAGTGGGAGAATTTACCATGGCGATAAAATTGAAATTAGTGGCCGTTGACGTAGATGAGGATAAATTATTGTCTTTGGCTGAAACAAAAATGAAAAATAGTCTTTCTTCCGACCGAAGATTGGTGGAAATAAATAAGGACAGCGCCCGGTATTCTTTAGGGAAATATGATTTGGAAAACGGAACGGCCACGCTCAACGTTTATTTGGAGGGCGAAACCGTTTTAAGAGAAACGAGTTTGATTTTTAATAAGGATAACCTTACGGGTAGAAGCAGGGCCGAAGCCGAGGCCTATTTGAAGGGTTTTGATTCCATAGATAAAGTAGAAGTTCATTTTTCCCCTTTTTGGGTGACGAAAGTGCCAAAACTGAAGGACCATATTAAAATGGAGATAAAGTAATTTAGCTTTAATATTTTATACCGGGGATTATTTAAAGAGTTTGACAAGTTTTTGTAAAGTGATACTATACTAAATAGTTAAAGGGTGATTGAAGTAGTTACCAACTATTTTCCGTTTATAGGACCCCGACTCCGCCTTTGCGGGGCGAGGCTAAACCCTTAATTAAGCGCCCTAAAAGGGAAGTTGGGTGGAACCGCCCCGATATAGCGTCGGGGTCCCAAGCAGTCGTTAGGATTGGTTGGGTTTTTTGTTTATAAAATATGAATAGCAGATAAAAGAATTTAAATAATTAAATCATTTTAATATGAATAAAGACACAGAAATTTTACGCCATTCATTAGCGCATTTGATGGCCGCGGCCGTGCAGGAACTTTATCCCGAAGCCAAATTTGGTATTGGGCCGGTGATTGAAAACGGCTTTTATTACGATTTTGATTTGCCGGAAAAGCTGACTCCCGAAGATTTATTAAAAATAGAAAAAAGGGTGGGAGAACTTATAAAAAAAGATGTAGTTTTTACAAGGGAAGAAATGGATGTGGCTTCGGCTATTAAACTTTTTAAAAAACTCGGTCAGGATTACAAGGTGGAACTTTTAAAAGATATTAAAGAAAAAGGCACTACCAAGATAAAAGGAGATGAATTTGAGGAAATAAGCGGTTTTAAGCCGGAAGCAGTGTCCGTTTACAGTACGGGGAATTTTATTGACCTTTGCCGCGGCCCGCACGTTGCTTCGGCCAAGGAGTTGTCAAAAATGGGCTTTAAACTTCTCAAGCTGGCCGGAGCTTATTGGCGGGGCAGTGAGAAAAATAAGATGCTACAACGTATTTACGGATTAGCCTTCGCCTCGAAGAAAGATTTGGAGGAGCATCTAAAGATGCTGGAAGAAGCGGAAAAACGGGACCATCGTAAAATCGGCGCTGAGCAGGAACTGTTTTTTATAGACGATTTAGTAGGTAAGGGTCTCGTGATGTGGCAACCAAATGGTGTAATTATCAGAAACGAGATAGAAAAATTGGTGGTGGAGATGGAACGTCGGGCGGGTTATGTGCGTGTGGTGACACCCCATATGGCCAAAGAAGAACTGTATCTTACTTCCGGACATTTACCGTATTATAAAGAAAGTATGTATCCGGCTATGGTGATGGATGATGGCACGTATTATCTCAAAGCCATGAATTGTCCGCATCATCATTTAATTTTCCGTCACAAAAGCAGAAGCTACCGCGACCTGCCAATGCGTCTCGCGGAATATGGCACCTGCTATCGCAATGAGCTCTCCGGTACTTTGGCGGGACTTTTACGCGTGAGGGGGTTAGCCATGAATGATGCGCATATTTATTGCCGCAGAGACCAGATAAAAGAGGAGTTCAAAAACGTGATGGAGCTAACCATGGGATATTTTAAAATTTTTAACCATAAGGATTATTGGTTTAGGTTGTCAAAATGGAGTCCGGAACATTTGGATAAATACATCAATGAACCGGACAATTGGGGATATAGCCAGAACGTTATTCGCGAGGTGTTGGAAGAGATGGGCGTCAAATATGTGGAAGCGGAAAATGAGGCGGCGTTTTATGGGCCCAAGGTTGATGTCCAATTTAAATCCATAATTGGCCGCGAGGAAACAATGTCCACTATTCAGCTTGATTTTGTGGCTAAAACGAGGTTCAATTTGAATTATATTGACGAAACTGGCAGAGAAAATAATGAAGTGTTCGTTATCCATCGCGCGCCCCTATCCACTCACGAGCGTTTTTTGGCTTTTCTCATTGAACATTACGGCGGAGTTTGGCCAGTGTGGCTTTCTCCGGCGCAGGTGGTAATTTTAACTGTCGGGGAGAAACATGCGGATTTTGCCGGTAAATTAGTTGAAGGATTAAGAGCGGAAAATATCAGGGCAGAGCTTGATGTTTCCGATGAAACCGTGGGCAATAAAATCCGCAAAGCCGAGAAGCAAAAAATACCTTACATGCTGGTTATCGGCGATAAGGAAATGTCTTCGCCCAACCTTCAGGTGCGCGTGCGCGGTGAAAAGGAAGTGGTGGAAATGCCCAAAAAGGAATTTATTGAGAAAATCAAAAAAGAGATAGCTGAAAGAAAATAATCTGGCGTAGTAAATAAAAAACAGTTCCGAGTGCTCGGGACTGTTTTGATTTTGTCCGGCGTTATTTGTTGATTTTTAGTATCGCCGCCGGCAGTTAAGAAAGTCCGAAATTTTTCGGAAAAAGTCAATTTGCCGTTCCGCGGGGATGATAGCAGTAATAAGGATAATAATTATTCCCATAACTATCAACGCCGTGGTTCCGGGTAAAACTTTCTTAATGCAATCCAAAATAAAAAATTTGTCCATTTTTCCTCCTTTGTAAAGTGCTTTTTATAATTTTATCTGAAAATTCAAAGTAGGTCAAGAGCGCGGTCGCAGTATCTGATTTCAAGGCGGGAGAAATTTAAAAGCCACCGGTTTTCCCAGCGGCTTTTATTTTTTCGTTTCCTATTCCAGATAACTGAAAGCTTTCAGTTGCTCCGGAGTGAATTTTTTGCTCATCTTGGCGAGCCCATAAGCGCGCCGCCGTTTTTCAATTGACTTTGTGTCTTTGAAACCGTGGAGCATAGATGCGGCCGTAAGGGGGTTTTGCTTCTTAAAATAATCAAAAGCTTCATTTGCCTCTTCACCCCATTCCCCGCTCATCGTGGCTTTGACAATAATATCAAACAAGCGATTTTCCTTGGCAGAGGTTGCGGCTG is from Patescibacteria group bacterium and encodes:
- the thrS gene encoding threonine--tRNA ligase, which produces MNKDTEILRHSLAHLMAAAVQELYPEAKFGIGPVIENGFYYDFDLPEKLTPEDLLKIEKRVGELIKKDVVFTREEMDVASAIKLFKKLGQDYKVELLKDIKEKGTTKIKGDEFEEISGFKPEAVSVYSTGNFIDLCRGPHVASAKELSKMGFKLLKLAGAYWRGSEKNKMLQRIYGLAFASKKDLEEHLKMLEEAEKRDHRKIGAEQELFFIDDLVGKGLVMWQPNGVIIRNEIEKLVVEMERRAGYVRVVTPHMAKEELYLTSGHLPYYKESMYPAMVMDDGTYYLKAMNCPHHHLIFRHKSRSYRDLPMRLAEYGTCYRNELSGTLAGLLRVRGLAMNDAHIYCRRDQIKEEFKNVMELTMGYFKIFNHKDYWFRLSKWSPEHLDKYINEPDNWGYSQNVIREVLEEMGVKYVEAENEAAFYGPKVDVQFKSIIGREETMSTIQLDFVAKTRFNLNYIDETGRENNEVFVIHRAPLSTHERFLAFLIEHYGGVWPVWLSPAQVVILTVGEKHADFAGKLVEGLRAENIRAELDVSDETVGNKIRKAEKQKIPYMLVIGDKEMSSPNLQVRVRGEKEVVEMPKKEFIEKIKKEIAERK